A stretch of Janibacter endophyticus DNA encodes these proteins:
- a CDS encoding MMPL family transporter, with product MSTFLYRLGRTAFGRPWLFIAGWMAVLAAVVGAVAINGVNVSSEMKIEGTEAQTVLDRVADELPAASGGQASVVFTVPDGERLDTPERLAVISGTVSDVYDLEKVVNPLDASLGAGEQGGPGTPQEGAPADPSAGPEQGQAPPYQPLVVDGGPVPGVLVSSDGQVALFQFQFTVASTSLTDDDVTSVVEVVERAERGTGITVLPSDSLKAIEIPVGVGEVIGLAVAALVLVLTLGSLIAAGLPLITALVGVGIGVGGAYALSTAVEMNSATPVLGLMVGLAVGIDYALFVVNRQRRLILDRGLSAQEAAARAVGTAGSAVFFAGLTVLIALTALTVIGIAMLSTMALVAASTVALAVLIALTLLPALLGLVGERICSGKARSRRRAKVDAESHSVADHWVRGVIRFRWPVIAGVVAILGVMAIPAASMNLGIPTGETANQDTAARQSYEAVSQGFGEGFNGPLLVTAEPTDTADRVTPELTAKLLAEFQGRDDIVLAAPVGVNEAGDLAVFSVIPTSGPGDEATSDLVKSLREPANDIAQTNEVQLGVTGFTAIGIDMSDKLADVLPLYLGIIIVLSVLILMLVFRSIVVPLKATAGFLLSILATFGATTAVFQWGWLSSLFGFDTGGPLMSFMPIIVTGILYGLAMDYEVFLVSSMREAHIHGQPARQSVVHGFDQASRVVVAAAIIMVAVFSGFIFSHDIMIKQIGFALAAGILIDAFIVRLTLVPALMAVFDERAWWLPRWLDRLLPDLDIEGDKLLTMLNQQAEAADHQNTEVRN from the coding sequence ATGTCCACATTCTTGTACCGGCTCGGGCGAACCGCATTCGGCCGGCCGTGGCTGTTCATTGCCGGTTGGATGGCGGTCCTCGCCGCGGTCGTCGGTGCCGTGGCCATCAACGGGGTGAATGTCAGCTCCGAGATGAAGATCGAGGGCACCGAGGCCCAGACCGTGCTTGACCGCGTGGCCGATGAGCTTCCCGCGGCGTCGGGAGGCCAGGCCAGCGTCGTCTTCACCGTGCCGGACGGTGAGCGCCTCGACACTCCGGAGCGTCTTGCGGTGATCAGCGGCACCGTCAGCGATGTCTATGACCTTGAGAAGGTCGTCAACCCCCTGGATGCCTCTCTAGGTGCCGGGGAGCAGGGCGGACCGGGCACTCCTCAGGAAGGTGCACCGGCCGATCCCTCGGCCGGTCCGGAGCAGGGGCAGGCTCCTCCCTACCAGCCGCTGGTGGTGGACGGGGGCCCGGTGCCCGGCGTGCTGGTGTCTTCGGACGGGCAGGTCGCGCTGTTCCAGTTCCAGTTCACGGTCGCCTCGACCTCGTTGACCGATGACGACGTCACCTCGGTGGTCGAGGTGGTGGAGCGTGCCGAGCGGGGAACCGGGATCACCGTGCTCCCGAGCGACTCGCTCAAGGCCATCGAGATCCCGGTCGGTGTTGGTGAGGTGATCGGTCTCGCCGTCGCCGCTCTCGTGCTGGTGCTCACCCTGGGCTCATTGATCGCGGCCGGTCTGCCTCTGATCACCGCGCTGGTCGGTGTCGGCATCGGCGTGGGTGGCGCGTATGCGCTCTCCACGGCCGTCGAGATGAACTCCGCCACCCCCGTCCTCGGTCTCATGGTCGGCCTGGCCGTCGGCATCGACTATGCGCTGTTCGTCGTCAACCGGCAGCGACGGCTGATCCTCGATCGGGGACTCAGCGCGCAGGAAGCAGCCGCAAGAGCGGTCGGCACCGCGGGCAGTGCTGTGTTCTTCGCCGGGCTGACCGTCCTTATCGCGCTGACCGCTTTGACCGTGATCGGCATCGCCATGCTTTCCACGATGGCACTGGTCGCGGCTTCCACGGTCGCCCTGGCCGTGCTCATCGCCCTGACCCTGCTGCCCGCGCTGTTGGGGCTGGTCGGGGAGCGGATCTGCTCCGGCAAGGCCCGATCCCGGCGCCGCGCCAAGGTGGACGCCGAGTCCCACAGCGTCGCCGACCACTGGGTCAGGGGCGTGATCAGGTTCCGGTGGCCCGTCATCGCAGGAGTGGTCGCGATCCTGGGCGTGATGGCGATCCCCGCTGCCAGCATGAACCTGGGCATCCCAACCGGCGAGACCGCGAACCAGGACACCGCCGCCCGGCAGAGCTACGAGGCCGTTTCCCAAGGCTTCGGTGAGGGATTCAACGGCCCCCTCCTGGTCACCGCAGAGCCCACCGATACCGCAGACCGCGTCACACCCGAGCTGACCGCCAAGCTCCTCGCCGAGTTCCAGGGCCGAGACGACATCGTGCTGGCCGCCCCGGTCGGCGTCAACGAGGCCGGCGACCTGGCCGTGTTCAGCGTCATCCCCACCTCCGGTCCCGGCGACGAGGCCACCAGCGACCTCGTGAAGTCGCTGCGCGAGCCCGCCAACGACATCGCCCAGACCAATGAGGTGCAGCTCGGCGTCACCGGGTTCACCGCCATCGGCATCGACATGTCCGACAAGCTCGCCGACGTCCTACCGCTCTACCTCGGCATCATAATCGTCCTTTCCGTCCTGATCCTGATGCTGGTCTTCCGCTCGATCGTCGTCCCACTCAAGGCCACCGCCGGCTTTTTGCTCAGCATCCTGGCCACCTTCGGCGCCACCACCGCCGTCTTCCAATGGGGCTGGCTCAGCAGCCTCTTTGGGTTCGACACCGGCGGCCCGCTGATGAGCTTCATGCCGATCATCGTGACCGGCATCCTCTACGGACTCGCCATGGACTACGAGGTCTTCCTGGTCTCCTCCATGCGCGAGGCACACATCCACGGCCAGCCAGCCCGCCAGAGCGTCGTGCATGGCTTCGACCAGGCCAGCCGCGTCGTCGTCGCCGCCGCCATCATCATGGTCGCGGTCTTCTCCGGCTTCATCTTCAGCCACGACATCATGATCAAGCAGATCGGCTTCGCCCTCGCCGCCGGAATCCTCATCGACGCCTTCATCGTCCGGCTGACCCTCGTCCCCGCCCTCATGGCCGTCTTCGACGAGCGAGCATGGTGGCTGCCCCGATGGCTCGACCGCCTGCTGCCCGACCTCGACATCGAGGGCGACAAGCTGCTGACCATGCTCAACCAGCAGGCCGAGGCTGCCGATCACCAAAACACCGAGGTCCGCAACTGA
- a CDS encoding TetR/AcrR family transcriptional regulator → MPLQTRRQGERSAATRRVLLEATVACLVELGYTGTTSAAVAEKAGLSRGAQLHHFGTRDQLVVAAVEHLAQKRLRRVREALADLSPATPQGAKRSRSRMEPQKAALRLLAEALSGPLYAATLELWVAARSHPDLRAQLIPAEERVNDELAQICRTYVIDDPIKIRLTLDLLLGRGVSGLLAPHPGHRQEQVLAAWAQLLKGHTPHD, encoded by the coding sequence GTGCCATTGCAGACGAGGCGACAGGGGGAACGCTCCGCAGCCACCCGTCGCGTGTTGTTGGAGGCCACCGTGGCGTGCCTGGTCGAGCTGGGCTACACCGGCACCACCAGTGCCGCCGTGGCCGAGAAAGCCGGCCTGTCACGAGGCGCACAGCTGCACCACTTCGGGACCCGAGACCAACTGGTGGTCGCGGCGGTGGAGCATCTGGCGCAAAAGCGCCTGCGGCGAGTACGCGAGGCGTTGGCCGACCTGTCCCCGGCCACGCCTCAAGGGGCGAAGCGTTCTCGGAGTCGGATGGAGCCGCAGAAGGCTGCGCTCAGGCTGTTGGCAGAGGCACTCTCTGGTCCGCTGTACGCCGCCACCCTGGAACTGTGGGTGGCCGCCCGCTCACACCCAGACCTGCGAGCCCAGCTGATCCCAGCCGAGGAGCGCGTCAACGACGAGCTTGCGCAGATCTGTCGCACCTACGTCATCGACGACCCGATCAAGATCCGGCTCACCCTCGACCTGCTCCTCGGCAGGGGGGTCAGCGGCCTGCTCGCCCCCCACCCAGGCCACCGCCAAGAACAGGTCCTCGCCGCCTGGGCCCAACTCCTGAAAGGCCATACACCTCATGACTGA
- a CDS encoding 3-keto-5-aminohexanoate cleavage protein → MGVMITVAPTGAESRKEDVPALPTTVEEIVATAQQVEAAGAAMIHLHLRDADHEPTLDVGVGREWVAAVRESTDLVVQISTGGAVTDSFKDRLAVLEVEPDSCSVSMGTVNFGDGVFHNPPGFIRDLYRDVRERDIVPEFELFDLGHIESLRRLLRDEGVPAKGRVHCNLVCGVPGGMPGTPQAVMAAASMLPPEVSSWSATGVGRSSVSVLLTALALGGHLRVGMEDTLTLSPGRPVTSNTELVLRAAGLGRLANREPLDPTAAREVLGIAAR, encoded by the coding sequence ATGGGTGTGATGATCACGGTCGCGCCGACCGGGGCGGAGAGTCGCAAGGAGGACGTGCCGGCCCTGCCGACGACCGTCGAGGAGATCGTCGCAACCGCGCAGCAGGTGGAGGCTGCGGGAGCCGCCATGATCCATCTCCACCTTCGAGACGCGGACCACGAACCGACCTTGGACGTGGGCGTCGGGCGTGAGTGGGTGGCCGCCGTGCGCGAAAGTACCGATCTCGTCGTGCAGATCTCGACGGGCGGGGCAGTGACCGACTCTTTCAAGGATCGCCTCGCGGTGCTCGAGGTCGAGCCGGACTCGTGCTCCGTGTCCATGGGCACGGTGAACTTCGGGGACGGCGTATTTCACAACCCGCCGGGGTTCATCCGAGACCTCTACCGAGATGTCCGGGAGCGAGACATCGTCCCAGAGTTCGAACTGTTCGACCTGGGGCACATCGAGTCTCTGCGTCGCCTACTCCGGGACGAGGGTGTGCCAGCGAAGGGCCGCGTGCACTGCAATCTCGTATGCGGTGTGCCGGGCGGTATGCCCGGGACTCCCCAAGCAGTCATGGCGGCCGCCTCCATGCTGCCTCCAGAGGTTTCGAGTTGGAGTGCCACCGGGGTGGGCCGTAGCAGCGTCTCGGTGTTGCTGACGGCTCTGGCGCTGGGTGGACACCTGCGTGTCGGCATGGAGGACACCTTGACGCTCTCACCAGGGCGGCCGGTGACCTCGAACACCGAGCTCGTACTGAGAGCGGCTGGGCTGGGACGACTAGCGAATCGTGAGCCGCTGGACCCGACGGCTGCTCGGGAGGTACTCGGCATCGCTGCCCGCTGA
- a CDS encoding thermonuclease family protein, which yields MNRLGRAVLLALASIGAAVGFGAGDHGEDRAPAGHQAIVVAVTDGDTIRVHDPDGHDLGRVRLARIDAPELGRGGQPDQCWAPQARTALARLTPVGATVTLHPDPAQPDRDRYGRLLRHVEHDGQDVGRELLEEGSARHSPARSHRSAEYAAAQDQARSNPSGLWGHCPT from the coding sequence GTGAACCGCCTCGGTCGAGCGGTCCTGCTCGCCCTGGCCAGCATCGGCGCAGCGGTCGGCTTCGGGGCCGGCGATCACGGCGAGGACCGCGCCCCGGCAGGACACCAAGCGATCGTCGTCGCGGTGACGGACGGCGACACCATCCGCGTGCACGACCCCGACGGGCACGACCTGGGCCGAGTGCGCCTGGCAAGGATCGACGCGCCCGAGCTGGGCCGCGGCGGCCAGCCAGACCAGTGCTGGGCACCCCAGGCCCGCACCGCTCTGGCCAGGCTCACCCCGGTCGGCGCGACCGTCACCTTGCACCCTGACCCGGCCCAGCCTGACCGAGATCGCTACGGACGTCTCCTGCGGCACGTCGAGCACGACGGCCAGGACGTGGGCCGTGAGCTCCTCGAGGAGGGCTCGGCCCGGCACTCCCCCGCCCGCTCGCACCGCAGCGCGGAGTACGCAGCAGCACAAGACCAGGCTCGATCAAACCCGTCAGGCCTGTGGGGTCACTGCCCCACCTGA
- a CDS encoding TetR/AcrR family transcriptional regulator yields MDRGLRDLKREATAQALAEAAFELTRERGLFGFVTADVVERAGYSRRTFANHFSCKEEAVAAVAFGGVDDAGAILADLPEDLPLLDALLSVMRGQFTADTLVMMRELMAMARQYPTLEPYVLSVQQRMRHTAQELLASAAGDRYPAIYVPLLFGAVYGAVMAALEGTLDVHLDGENDATPASMDYASFLDLTFDYLRHGL; encoded by the coding sequence GTGGATCGTGGGTTGCGGGACCTCAAGCGGGAGGCGACGGCACAGGCGCTGGCCGAGGCGGCCTTCGAGTTGACCCGTGAGCGCGGGCTGTTCGGGTTTGTCACTGCGGACGTCGTGGAGCGGGCGGGTTACTCCCGGCGCACCTTCGCGAACCACTTCTCCTGCAAGGAGGAGGCAGTCGCCGCGGTCGCGTTCGGGGGTGTCGACGACGCCGGTGCGATCCTCGCCGACCTGCCAGAAGACCTGCCACTGCTCGATGCCCTGTTGTCCGTCATGAGGGGTCAGTTCACTGCGGACACCTTGGTGATGATGCGCGAGCTGATGGCCATGGCACGGCAGTACCCAACCCTTGAGCCCTACGTCCTCAGCGTTCAGCAACGCATGCGCCACACCGCCCAGGAGCTCTTGGCATCGGCAGCCGGGGACCGCTATCCCGCCATCTACGTGCCGCTGCTGTTCGGCGCCGTCTATGGCGCCGTGATGGCTGCCCTGGAGGGAACTCTCGACGTGCACCTGGACGGCGAGAACGACGCCACCCCCGCATCGATGGACTACGCCTCGTTCCTCGATCTCACCTTCGACTACCTGCGCCACGGCCTCTAG
- a CDS encoding BtrH N-terminal domain-containing protein, translating into MSAEVLPRQPEPRRVLLDYPHRKAGHCGSGALRDLLEWAGLGWEEVPGEGLVFGMGGGLGFTYLRVPGLAPPIYIVGRSSDLEVDLLARLGAEVDVRGTDDPMTGWDWVRRELQQGRPVLLWADIAELPYLNVRLQMSRHDIVAIGYDDDTETAFVVDNDRADVQEVPYQALARARASRSFPVPTRHTTYFVNWPQILPDLRSTAAAALVASVENMQAAATAIIPDTSALPPDAVAAAGTSGVAVFAEDVDRWRGFMPEPELDVALRSLHAFVEKAGTGGGLFRRLQAQFCADVARLTGSAEMAKAGTALLRCADTWSALAAAGRSDGSTLDRWRRVNELAATLPTHEDHAVSQMRMAAAELAMGGDR; encoded by the coding sequence ATGTCAGCTGAAGTCCTGCCCCGACAGCCGGAGCCGCGACGGGTCTTGCTGGACTATCCCCACCGTAAGGCAGGTCATTGCGGTTCCGGAGCGCTGAGAGACCTCTTGGAGTGGGCTGGTCTGGGCTGGGAGGAGGTGCCGGGCGAAGGTCTGGTCTTCGGAATGGGCGGCGGTCTCGGCTTCACCTACCTCCGGGTACCCGGGCTCGCCCCGCCGATCTACATTGTCGGGCGTAGCAGCGACCTTGAGGTCGACCTTCTTGCGAGGCTAGGTGCAGAGGTCGACGTTCGTGGCACCGACGATCCGATGACCGGTTGGGATTGGGTTCGCCGCGAGCTCCAGCAAGGGCGCCCCGTCCTGTTGTGGGCGGACATCGCCGAGCTGCCCTACCTCAATGTCCGCCTCCAGATGAGTCGGCACGACATCGTCGCGATCGGCTACGACGACGACACCGAGACGGCGTTCGTCGTGGACAACGACCGAGCTGACGTGCAAGAAGTTCCCTACCAGGCGCTTGCGCGGGCGCGCGCATCACGGTCCTTTCCCGTCCCCACGAGGCATACGACGTACTTCGTGAACTGGCCTCAGATCTTGCCCGACCTGCGCTCCACCGCGGCTGCGGCCCTCGTCGCCTCGGTCGAGAACATGCAGGCGGCGGCGACCGCGATCATCCCGGACACGTCGGCGCTGCCGCCGGATGCTGTTGCTGCTGCTGGGACCAGCGGGGTCGCGGTCTTCGCCGAGGATGTCGACCGGTGGCGGGGATTCATGCCCGAACCGGAACTGGACGTCGCGCTGCGTTCTCTCCACGCCTTTGTGGAGAAGGCAGGGACCGGCGGCGGCCTGTTCCGCCGGTTGCAGGCACAGTTCTGTGCCGACGTGGCGCGGCTAACGGGGTCCGCTGAGATGGCGAAGGCCGGAACCGCGCTCCTGCGCTGCGCGGACACGTGGTCGGCTCTGGCTGCGGCCGGCCGTAGCGACGGATCGACGCTCGATCGCTGGCGGCGGGTCAATGAGCTCGCCGCGACGCTCCCCACCCACGAGGACCATGCCGTCTCTCAGATGCGCATGGCGGCAGCGGAACTGGCGATGGGTGGCGACCGGTAG